The Candidatus Methylomirabilota bacterium genome has a window encoding:
- the mutL gene encoding DNA mismatch repair endonuclease MutL produces the protein MSRIRRLPDHLVNKIAAGEVVERPASVVKELVENALDAGARSITVDLRDGGAALVRVTDDGAGMTADEVLLALERHATSKLVADEDLDTIATLGFRGEALPALCAVSRFVIVSRAREAPEGFRVTGAGGEIIQRLSVPAEVGTTVEVSDLFFNTPARLKFLKAPATELAACLRVLGHLALAHTDVHLRVRHGPRAVLTAPPAPDLRTRVAALWGWDVGARLLGIERADQAVSVRGVAAPPDLTRGSRDDVVIVVNGRPVRDPALFQAVLEGYRPLLPRDRFPLVALAIALPLADVDVNVHPTKAWVRFRHPRLVHETVAAAVGEALRRRAAAPAIELPAASGPAGAIAEPAGQQAPLFAETIRTYETAGLGRVLGQAQDTFIVAVSDTEVFFVDQHAAHERVIFERLQADLTAGRPPAQALLFPDPLPLTPAALALLERSRQALEQLGFAFEGFGGDTVVLRAVPGLLEGDEPRRLLEAMLDELATVKAGEPVQDRALALVACRAAIKADTPLERPEMDRLLAELAGTATPYFCPHGRPTMSRISLADIRREVRRVW, from the coding sequence ATGAGCCGGATCCGGAGGCTGCCCGACCATCTGGTCAACAAGATCGCGGCCGGCGAGGTCGTGGAGCGGCCGGCGTCAGTCGTCAAGGAGCTGGTCGAGAACGCCCTCGACGCCGGCGCCCGCTCGATCACCGTCGACCTGCGCGACGGCGGGGCCGCGCTGGTGCGGGTCACCGACGACGGGGCCGGGATGACGGCCGACGAGGTGCTGCTGGCGCTGGAACGGCACGCCACCTCCAAGCTCGTCGCCGACGAGGATCTCGACACGATCGCCACGCTGGGGTTTCGAGGCGAGGCTCTGCCGGCCCTCTGTGCGGTCTCACGTTTCGTCATCGTCAGCCGGGCCCGAGAGGCGCCGGAGGGGTTTCGCGTCACCGGGGCGGGGGGGGAGATCATCCAGCGGCTGTCGGTCCCGGCCGAGGTCGGCACCACCGTCGAGGTCAGCGATCTGTTCTTCAATACGCCGGCCCGGCTCAAGTTCCTCAAGGCGCCGGCCACCGAGCTGGCCGCCTGCTTGCGCGTGCTGGGACATCTCGCCCTGGCCCATACCGATGTGCACCTCCGGGTCAGGCACGGTCCGCGAGCGGTCCTCACGGCGCCGCCCGCCCCTGATCTGCGCACGCGCGTGGCCGCGCTGTGGGGCTGGGACGTCGGCGCTCGCCTGCTCGGCATCGAGCGGGCGGATCAGGCGGTCAGCGTCCGCGGGGTGGCGGCGCCACCCGATCTCACACGAGGCAGCCGCGACGACGTCGTGATCGTCGTCAATGGCCGTCCGGTGCGCGACCCGGCCCTCTTCCAGGCCGTCCTCGAAGGCTATCGGCCGCTGCTGCCGCGCGATCGCTTTCCGCTGGTGGCGCTGGCCATCGCGCTCCCCCTGGCCGACGTCGACGTCAACGTGCACCCCACGAAAGCCTGGGTGCGCTTTCGCCATCCGCGGCTCGTGCACGAGACCGTCGCGGCGGCCGTCGGCGAGGCGTTGCGCCGGCGCGCCGCCGCGCCGGCGATCGAGCTGCCCGCGGCATCCGGCCCGGCCGGGGCGATCGCCGAGCCGGCCGGCCAGCAGGCGCCACTCTTCGCCGAGACGATCCGGACGTATGAGACCGCCGGGCTCGGGCGCGTGCTCGGTCAGGCTCAGGACACGTTCATCGTGGCCGTCTCGGACACCGAGGTGTTCTTCGTCGACCAGCACGCGGCCCACGAGCGCGTGATCTTCGAACGGCTGCAGGCTGACCTGACCGCGGGCCGCCCACCCGCGCAAGCGCTGCTCTTCCCCGACCCGTTGCCTTTGACGCCGGCGGCGCTCGCACTCCTGGAGCGCTCACGGCAAGCGCTGGAACAGCTGGGCTTCGCCTTCGAGGGCTTCGGGGGCGACACCGTCGTGCTGCGCGCCGTGCCCGGCCTGCTCGAGGGCGATGAGCCGCGCCGGCTCCTCGAGGCGATGCTCGACGAACTGGCCACCGTGAAGGCCGGCGAGCCGGTCCAGGATCGCGCCCTGGCCCTCGTGGCCTGCCGCGCCGCCATCAAGGCCGATACGCCGCTGGAGCGGCCGGAGATGGACCGGTTGCTGGCGGAGCTGGCGGGCACGGCCACGCCCTATTTCTGTCCCCACGGCCGCCCGACCATGAGCCGCATCTCGCTGGCGGACATCCGGCGCGAGGTCCGCCGGGTCTGGTAG
- the miaA gene encoding tRNA (adenosine(37)-N6)-dimethylallyltransferase MiaA, with translation MKRPLLVIAGPTGVGKTATAVALAVRLPLEVISADSRQVYRGMDLATGKPTPEERRAVPHHLIDVADPDDRYHAERFRAQAQRLVGAIHERGRLPAIVGGTGLYIRALLRGLDPAPPADPEFRRELTALAAREGRQALHARLRRAAPVLAQRLHPNDAVRVIRALERLRTAGAAATEQVRWAQPAPFCDVAYIGLTMERSALRARLAARAAAMVAAGLGEEVHGLLACGYDPTLPAMQGIGYREFARVVQGTLPAAEALRLMQRDTMRYAKRQWTWFAREPGVQWLDVGLAGGPAGAALIIERRLRERGLIG, from the coding sequence ATGAAGCGTCCCCTCCTCGTCATCGCGGGGCCGACCGGAGTCGGCAAGACAGCCACCGCGGTCGCCCTGGCGGTGCGGCTGCCGCTCGAAGTGATCAGCGCGGATTCCCGACAGGTGTATCGCGGCATGGATCTGGCCACCGGCAAACCGACGCCGGAGGAGCGGCGCGCCGTGCCCCACCACCTGATCGACGTCGCCGATCCGGACGACCGCTACCACGCCGAGCGGTTCCGCGCCCAGGCCCAGCGCCTGGTGGGCGCCATCCACGAGCGTGGCCGGCTGCCGGCAATCGTCGGCGGTACGGGGTTGTACATCCGGGCGCTGCTGCGCGGGCTCGATCCGGCTCCGCCGGCCGACCCCGAGTTCCGCCGAGAGCTGACCGCGCTGGCGGCTCGGGAGGGCCGGCAGGCGCTGCACGCCCGCCTGAGGCGCGCGGCGCCCGTGTTGGCCCAGCGCCTGCATCCCAACGACGCGGTCCGGGTCATTCGCGCCCTCGAGCGTCTGCGGACGGCTGGGGCCGCGGCGACCGAGCAGGTGCGCTGGGCCCAGCCGGCGCCGTTCTGCGACGTTGCCTATATTGGGCTGACCATGGAGCGCTCGGCCCTGCGCGCACGTCTGGCCGCTCGCGCCGCGGCGATGGTCGCCGCCGGTCTGGGCGAGGAGGTGCACGGGCTCCTGGCGTGTGGCTATGATCCGACGTTGCCGGCCATGCAGGGGATCGGCTACCGTGAGTTCGCGCGCGTCGTGCAGGGCACGCTGCCCGCCGCCGAAGCGCTCCGGCTGATGCAGCGGGATACGATGCGCTACGCCAAGCGGCAGTGGACGTGGTTCGCTCGCGAGCCCGGCGTGCAGTGGCTGGACGTGGGGCTGGCCGGCGGACCCGCAGGCGCCGCCCTGATCATCGAGCGGCGACTACGCGAGCGAGGCCTGATCGGGTGA